From the Polyangiaceae bacterium genome, one window contains:
- a CDS encoding AgmX/PglI C-terminal domain-containing protein, with protein MKKILMPLSLVMIAAATSACSFAARSPEMYRDDTAALLETKSAEIKSCYDQKLQANQSAAGTVRVQFMVQKDTGQIVDPQVDAAGTTAPAEVSSCVVTAINGLTLTPPDQNDGQATFTWEFVVEAAPPAAPAG; from the coding sequence ATGAAGAAGATTCTCATGCCTCTTTCGCTCGTTATGATCGCGGCGGCCACGTCCGCTTGCTCCTTCGCGGCTCGCTCGCCCGAGATGTACCGCGATGACACCGCAGCGCTGTTGGAGACCAAGAGCGCCGAGATCAAGTCTTGCTACGACCAGAAGCTGCAAGCCAATCAGTCGGCTGCGGGCACCGTGCGTGTTCAGTTCATGGTGCAGAAGGACACCGGTCAAATCGTCGACCCGCAGGTCGACGCTGCCGGAACCACGGCTCCGGCTGAGGTGTCGAGTTGCGTAGTGACGGCCATCAACGGCTTGACCCTGACGCCGCCCGACCAGAACGACGGTCAGGCCACGTTCACGTGGGAGTTCGTGGTGGAGGCTGCTCCGCCCGCCGCTCCCGCAGGCTGA